In Jejubacter calystegiae, the following are encoded in one genomic region:
- a CDS encoding flavin-containing monooxygenase, producing MTPETIKIDTLVVGAGQAGVAMSEHLTRLDIPHLVLEKNRIAEAWRSARWDSMVANGPAWHDRFPGMEFAGDPDGFVAKEQVADYFVAYAQQFNAPIRTGVEVKRLRRNQGRPGFTVETTQGTIEALHVVAATGPFQRPVIPAIAPREPELHQIHSAHYRNPQQLPEGAVLVVGAGSSGVQIADELRRAGREVYLSVGPHDRPPRSYRNRDFCWWLGVLGLWDLSSSEPGKEHVTIAVSGARGGRTVDFRRLANEGITLVGRTQSFEQGVATFSADLAENIARGDENYLGLLDVADAWVERNGASLPEEPEAREMLPDPECVTDPILSLDLARSGVTSIIWATGYATDHNWMEVDAFDEQGKPRHQRGVSSESGIYFLGLPWLSRRGSTFIWGVWHDAKHIADHIATRRNYEHYLPSGE from the coding sequence ATGACGCCAGAAACAATCAAAATCGACACATTAGTGGTGGGCGCGGGGCAGGCCGGTGTGGCGATGAGCGAGCACCTGACCCGCCTGGACATACCGCACCTGGTGCTGGAAAAAAACCGTATTGCCGAAGCGTGGCGCAGCGCGCGCTGGGACTCGATGGTGGCGAACGGGCCCGCCTGGCACGATCGCTTTCCCGGTATGGAATTTGCCGGCGATCCCGATGGTTTTGTGGCCAAAGAGCAGGTAGCTGATTATTTCGTTGCTTATGCGCAGCAGTTTAATGCGCCGATCCGCACTGGTGTGGAGGTAAAACGGCTACGCCGCAACCAGGGGCGCCCGGGTTTTACCGTTGAAACTACGCAAGGGACGATAGAAGCACTGCACGTGGTGGCCGCTACTGGTCCGTTCCAGCGCCCGGTGATTCCGGCGATTGCTCCCCGTGAGCCGGAACTGCATCAGATCCATTCGGCGCACTATCGTAACCCGCAGCAGCTTCCGGAAGGGGCGGTACTGGTGGTGGGAGCTGGTTCTTCCGGCGTCCAGATCGCCGACGAACTGCGGCGCGCCGGGCGTGAGGTGTATCTGTCGGTCGGCCCTCACGATCGGCCGCCGCGCTCTTACCGTAATCGTGATTTCTGCTGGTGGCTGGGGGTTCTGGGGCTTTGGGATCTCTCTTCCAGCGAACCGGGCAAAGAGCACGTGACCATAGCCGTGAGCGGCGCCAGAGGTGGTCGCACCGTCGATTTCCGGCGGCTGGCGAATGAAGGGATTACGCTTGTGGGCAGAACCCAGAGCTTTGAGCAGGGCGTTGCGACATTCAGCGCCGATCTGGCGGAAAATATCGCCCGCGGCGATGAAAACTATCTGGGGCTGCTGGATGTCGCGGATGCCTGGGTGGAACGTAACGGCGCCTCCCTGCCGGAAGAGCCCGAAGCGCGGGAAATGTTGCCGGATCCCGAATGCGTTACGGATCCGATTCTGAGCCTGGACCTGGCCCGCTCAGGCGTGACTTCGATTATCTGGGCCACCGGTTACGCTACCGATCACAACTGGATGGAAGTTGATGCCTTTGATGAACAGGGCAAACCGCGCCATCAGCGCGGCGTTTCCAGCGAGTCAGGCATTTATTTCCTTGGACTCCCCTGGCTGTCGCGCCGCGGCTCCACCTTTATCTGGGGCGTCTGGCACGATGCGAAGCATATCGCTGACCATATCGCCACCCGACGTAATTACGAGCATTACCTGCCGTCGGGAGAGTGA
- a CDS encoding oxygenase MpaB family protein, whose translation MERVRAAIERQVLGLTGIALKEIDYEHPAGEPGLFGPRSVIWQVHGDFTSMMCGGISALLLQMLHPLALAGVWDHSNFREDMLGRLRRTSQFISATTFGTTRDAERLIERVKHIHLQVSGRACDGTPYEASDPQLLTWVHVAECSSFMAAHLRYRRPGLAVSEQDRYYREAARIAEALGARDVPTSSAAIADYLQAQRPQLCSDGRTREVANLLLNAPAPSRLARLPGALMMRAGIDLLPDWAAQMLGLHLSTLQRHIVRPGVHGIARVLRASVRNAAYHCAMRRMGENPVL comes from the coding sequence GTGGAAAGAGTGCGGGCGGCTATCGAACGACAGGTACTGGGACTCACTGGCATTGCCCTGAAGGAGATCGACTATGAACACCCGGCCGGAGAGCCCGGGCTGTTCGGGCCGCGTTCGGTCATCTGGCAGGTGCACGGTGATTTTACCTCGATGATGTGCGGCGGTATTAGCGCACTGCTGCTGCAAATGCTGCATCCTCTGGCGCTGGCCGGAGTGTGGGATCATTCCAACTTTCGCGAAGATATGCTTGGCCGCCTGCGCCGTACCAGCCAGTTTATTTCCGCCACCACTTTTGGCACCACCCGGGACGCCGAGCGGCTGATCGAGCGGGTGAAGCATATTCATTTACAGGTATCGGGGCGGGCCTGCGATGGCACGCCCTATGAGGCCAGCGATCCTCAACTGCTGACCTGGGTTCACGTGGCGGAGTGCAGCAGCTTCATGGCGGCGCATCTGCGTTACCGGCGCCCCGGACTGGCAGTCAGCGAACAGGATCGCTACTACCGGGAGGCGGCGCGCATCGCCGAAGCGCTGGGTGCCAGGGATGTTCCTACCTCGAGTGCGGCGATCGCCGATTATTTGCAGGCCCAGCGCCCGCAATTGTGTAGCGACGGGCGTACTCGCGAGGTGGCGAATCTGCTGCTGAACGCACCGGCTCCCAGCCGTCTGGCTCGTCTGCCAGGGGCGTTGATGATGCGGGCGGGTATTGATCTGCTGCCCGACTGGGCGGCGCAGATGCTGGGGTTGCATCTGTCCACATTACAGCGGCACATTGTGCGCCCTGGCGTTCATGGCATCGCCAGGGTGCTGCGAGCTTCGGTGCGTAACGCGGCGTATCACTGCGCCATGCGGCGCATGGGGGAAAACCCGGTACTCTAG